Proteins from a single region of Streptomyces sp. HUAS 15-9:
- a CDS encoding chaplin: MKNLKKAAAVTMVAGGLLAAGAGMASATNGSWAGGEAKGSPGVVSGNVVQAPVHVPVNVVGNSVNVIGALNPAFGNVGLNH, translated from the coding sequence GTGAAGAACCTGAAGAAGGCAGCGGCCGTGACCATGGTGGCCGGGGGCCTGCTGGCGGCCGGTGCCGGAATGGCCTCCGCCACGAACGGCTCCTGGGCCGGCGGCGAGGCCAAGGGCTCCCCGGGCGTCGTCTCGGGCAACGTCGTCCAGGCCCCCGTGCACGTCCCGGTGAACGTGGTGGGCAACAGTGTGAACGTCATCGGCGCCCTGAACCCGGCCTTCGGCAACGTGGGACTCAACCACTGA
- a CDS encoding response regulator produces MADAIRVLLVDDHQVVRRGLRTFLEVQDDIEVVGEAADGTEGVARAEELKPDVVLMDVKMPGMDGIDALRRLRELDNPARVLIVTSFTEQRTVVPALRAGAAGYVYKDVDPDALAGAIRSVHAGHILLQPEVAGALLSQEDANSGQGRAGSLTEREREVLGLIADGRSNREIARALVLSEKTVKTHVSNILMKLDLADRTQAALWAVRHGVTG; encoded by the coding sequence GTGGCTGACGCAATCAGGGTGCTGCTCGTCGACGACCACCAGGTTGTCCGCCGCGGCCTGCGCACCTTCCTGGAGGTACAGGACGACATCGAGGTCGTGGGCGAGGCGGCCGACGGCACCGAAGGGGTCGCCCGCGCCGAGGAACTGAAGCCCGACGTGGTCCTCATGGACGTCAAGATGCCGGGCATGGACGGCATCGACGCGCTGCGCAGGCTCCGCGAACTCGACAACCCCGCGCGCGTGCTCATCGTCACCAGCTTCACCGAGCAGCGCACAGTGGTCCCGGCCCTGCGCGCGGGCGCCGCCGGATACGTCTACAAGGACGTGGACCCCGACGCGCTGGCCGGCGCCATCCGCTCGGTGCACGCCGGGCACATCCTCCTCCAGCCGGAGGTGGCCGGCGCGCTGCTCTCCCAGGAGGACGCCAACTCGGGTCAGGGCAGGGCAGGTTCACTCACCGAGCGGGAGCGCGAGGTGCTGGGCCTGATAGCGGACGGCCGCTCCAACCGCGAGATCGCCCGCGCCCTCGTCCTGTCCGAGAAGACCGTCAAGACGCACGTCTCGAACATCCTGATGAAACTCGACCTCGCGGACCGGACCCAGGCGGCGTTGTGGGCCGTTCGTCACGGTGTGACAGGGTGA